GCAGAGCGCGGATCTGGTCTCCGAGGCAGTGAATTCTCTGCTGGATGATATTAACGAAGACCGCGCGCATCAGATCCGCCAGGCCTTTGATCGCGCAACCATTAAGCTGATCGCCAATCTGAAAACCGATCCGGAAATCGCCGAGCGCGCAGACAACATCAAAGAGTATCTGAAGAATGACGAAGCCTTTAACCGCTATGTCGGCGAGATGTGGGCGGATCTGCGCGGCTGGATGAAAGCGGATATGCAGTCCACTGACTCGCGCATGAAAAAGCGTATCAGCGATGCCGGGCTGTGGTTCGGCGAAACCCTGTTGGCGGACGCTGCGCTGCGCGCCTCGTTGAATGAGCATCTGGAGCAGGCGGCATATCGCGTCGCGCCTGATTTTGCCGCTTTTTTAACGCGCCATATCAGCGACACGGTAAAAAGCTGGGACGCGCGGGACATGTCGCGCCAGGTGGAACTGAACATTGGTAAGGACCTGCAGTTTATCCGCATCAACGGCACGCTGGTTGGCGGCTGCATTGGCCTGATCCTTTATCTGCTGTCACAGTTGCCGACGCTGCTGCACTTTTCTCCTTTTTGAGCCGTCGCGATCAACAAAACCACCTATTTATCGCGGCTATAATGCGGCATCTTTTTATCATCTCCCGTGTCACGGGGAAGGAAAATCATGTCGCTTATCACCGCACTCCCGGATGTTTTCGAGCAATTCTCCGCCGCCCGCCAGAAAGGCTTTCTCACCGTAATGGAACTAAAAGAACAGGGTATTCCGCTGGTCGGCACCTACTGCACGTTTATGCCGCAAGAGATCGCCATGGCGGCCGGAGCGGTGGTAGTTTCGCTCTGTTCCACCAACGATGAAACCATTGAAGAAGCGGAAAAAGATCTGCCGCGCAACCTCTGCCCGTTAATCAAAAGTAGCTACGGCTTCGGTAAAACCGACAAATGCCCCTACTTCTACTTTTCCGATCTGGTCGTGGGCGAAACCACCTGCGACGGCAAGAAAAAAATGTACGAGTACATGGCAGAATTCAAAGCCGTACACGTGATGCAACTGCCGAACAGCGCCGCGGATACCGCTTCCCGCGCACTCTGGAAAGCGGAAATTTTGCGGCTGCAGCAGGTTATCGAACAACGTTTTGGTCAGCCAATTAGCGAGGCCGCGCTGCGCGAGGCCATCGCGCTGAAAAACCGCGAACGCCAGGCGCTGGCGAACTTCTATCGCGTCGGGCAGCTTAATCCTCCTGCGCTTAGCGGTGCCGATATTTTGAAAGTGGTCTACGGCGCGACCTTCCGCTTCGATAAAGAGGCACTGATTAGCGAACTGAACGCCATGGCCGAACAGGTCAGAGCCGACTGGCAGGCCGGAAAACGCCTCGATGCCCGCCCGCGCATTTTGATCACCGGCTGCCCGATTGGCGGCGCGGCGGAAAAAGTGGTGCGTGCCATTGAAGAGAACGGCGGCTGGGTGGTCGGTTACGAAAACTGCACCGGGGCGAAAGCAACCGAACGCTGCGTTGACGAGAACGGCGATGTCTATGATGCATTGACTGACAAATACCTGGCGATTGGCTGCTCGTGCATCTCCCCCAACGACGAACGCCTGAAGCTGCTCAGCCAGATGGTGGACGAGTACCAGGCCGATGGTGTGATCGATGTGATTTTGCAGGCCTGCCACACCTATGCGGTCGAATCGCTGGCGATCAAACGCCACGTACGCCAGCAGCACAACATTCCTTATATGGCGATTGAGACAGATTACTCGACATCCGACATCGGGCAGCTCAGCACCCGCGTCGCCGCGTTTATTGAGATGCTGTAAGGAGCTGTTGTGGCACTGACCATAGGCATTGATTCCGGCTCGACCACCACGAAAGGCATCCTGTTGGAGGGCGACAGCATTGTGCGGCGCTTTCTCTGCCCGACCTCGTTTCGCCCTGCGGATTCGATTAGCGAGGCCTGGGAAACATTGCGTGCCGGTGTGGCGGAAAAACCTTTTTTGACGCTCACCGGTTACGGTCGGCAACTGGTGGATTTCGCCGATAAGCAGGTCACCGAAATTTCTTGTCACGGCCTCGGCGCGCGGTTGCTGCGATCGGATACCCGCACCGTTATCGATATCGGCGGCCAGGACAGCAAAGTGATCGCCCTCGATGAGAACGGAAACCTCACCGATTTTCTAATGAATGATAAATGCGCTGCCGGTACCGGCCGTTTTCTGGACGTTATCTCGCGCACGCTGGGCACCCAGGTGGAACAACTGGATGCCATTACCGACGGCGTGGAGCCGCATCCGCTCACCAGCATGTGTACGGTGTTTGCCGAATCGGAAGTGATCAGCCTGCGCTCGGCGGGCATCGCGCCAGAGGCGATCCTCGCCGGAGTCATCAACGCCATGGCACGGCGCAGCGCGCATTTTGTCGCGCGTCTCTCCACGCAAGGCCCGCTACTGTTTACCGGCGGCGTCAGCCACTGCGCCAGCTTTCGCCGCATGCTGGCCGGGCACCTGAATAGCGCGGTGTTTACTCATGATGATGCGCAGTATGCGGGCGCGCTCGGCGCCGCGCTGATAGGCCAGCGGCAGGGAAAACGGTGATGAACGAATATCTGCTGCTGTTTCACAATACGCCCGGTGTGCTGCAAACCCGCAAAGCGATGCAGGCCGCAGGCGTGGCATTTCGGGTGCAGGATATTCCCCGCCAGTTACGCGGCGGATGTGGGTTGTGCATCCGTTTTCACTGCCAGGCCGGTGAGGAAAAACAGTGGCTTATCCCCGGCGTGACGCAGGCGGTTTATCGCTGCGAAGGCGAGGATTTCACGTCGGTGGTGTAATTCGCCGGGTGGCGGCTTTGCCTTATCCGGCAAATCCCGGCCTTACTGCTCCTCAATCACAAACCGGGTTGCTTCGAAACGGTTCAAAATAAGGTGCACCAGCCAGACCATGGTTAAGGTCGCCACCAGCGACACGGTGACGGATACAATGCGGTAGAGATCGCTGAACACCAGGTCCGTATCAGGATGGAGGTTTTGACCAAACATAATGCCAATGGTGGTAACACTGGCGAACCCGACGCCCGCGCCGACTTTTTCCATCACATGCAACCGGGCGCTGAACGCCAGCCCAAGCCCAATCAGCGGCATCATCAGCAGCATATGGCTACTGTGGTTATACAGGATCAGTTGCACCAGCAGAATATAGAGGCAGGAGAGCGCTACGCCCACCACGCGCCACAGCGAACTGAGCACCGAACCGCGATAATGCATCGGGAACAGGATCAAGATGCCCGCCATCAGCGCCGACAGCGAATCCCTTAAATCACTGATCTGAAAAACGACAAAAATGATGGTCGCCACGGTGCCAGAAAGCAGCGATTCATGGCGCACGCGGGCAGCGTTTTTCTCAATCAACGGCGGACGCGTGCGCGGTTCCACATCCGGGATCAGGTAATTCATTAGCGCACTCAGCGCCACCGCCATCACGCTGGCTTCAATATTGGAAAACAGCAGCGTGTGCCAGTCGCTGGTGGGATAACTCATAAAGTTGAGCATCGTGCTCTGGCACACCACGCCCGCTGAACCGAACAGAAACAGCGCGCCTTTGCTCATAAAGCGAAAACGCATCACGTACAGCCCGAAAACCACCAGCGTCATAATCACCGGCCAGCGCGACAGATAGCCGATGATAACTACCATTTCGATGCAATTCAGCACCGCACTAAAGATAAACTGCTTCGCGACATGGCGGTTAAACACCGGCACCAGCGATAACAACATGACCGGATAGACCACGTAAAACACGCCATATTGCGTGTTGTAAAAACTCGACACGCTCAGGGCGATCATCCCGGCGAAGACAATACGCAGCGTCTGGCGAAAATCATTCGGCGTATAGACAATATTGCCGTGGGGCGTAAATACGCGCGCCAGCGTGTTAATAGACATAGTGCAGCAAACTTACCAGACGGATTTGCAGGCCGGAGAAGAAGCGGGCAAAGACCCCTTCACTGTTGTAGAGCTGCACCGTTGCGCGTGCGCCGGTCGGCAACGGCTTCGGCAATGGTTCATCGAGTGCGACGTGGATCCGCATCCGCTGCGCATCGCGCACCCAGCGGTTCGACGTTTCCGGCGCGGAAAGCTCGCCATTCACCGCTTCCTGGCCCGCCAGAATCCCCGCGTCGTTGCTGGTCACATGCGCTTTAAATACGTGCCCTGGCAGGGCATCGAAAACCACAGAGGCATCGGTTCCGGCATGGGTATGACGCAGGCTCTTCTCGCGGAAATCCGCCACGATATCGGTTTTATCATGCACCAGCGCCAGTGAAGCGCTGCCGGCAGCGGCGTAAAAACCGGGGCTTAATTGCAGGTTACTGACGGTACCATCTACTTCCGCGCGGACTTGCGTCCAGCCGAGGTTCAGCTGCGCCTGCTGTAGCGCGTTGCGATATTTTTGCAGCGTTACGTTGCGCGCGTCATCGCGATCGCCGCGCTCAATGGTTAACGCATTGATGCTGGCATTAATGTTATTCACCGATTGCACGCTGGTCTGCCAGGTGGTGCGGGCTTTATCCAGATCGGACTGCGAAACATTGTGCATCGCACCGAGATTCTGGTAGCGCTCAAAGGTAACGCGATCGTTTTGCGCGGTGATCTGCGCGGTCTTCAGGCTGGCCTGCGCGGCAACGATTTGCGCATCCAGTTGCTGGTTGCTGAGGCGCGCCTGTTCCAGCGCAATTTCCGCCGCTTCGACCTGGTTATTAAACGGCGTCGCATCCAGTTCAAACAGCAGATCGCCTTTTTTTACCTGGCTGTTGTTCTGCACGTGAACCTTTGCCACATAGCCGGAAACGCGCGCGGAAACCGGCGTCACTACGCGCATGACGGTGGAGTCCGGCGTCAGCGGGATCCAGATATCGGCAACGATAAAATAGACAAACATCAGCAGGAAAGAGGCAATACTCACCCTTACCCAGCGGGCAAACTTTTGTTCTGGCGTCATCATTTTCTTATTCGGTTTTATTGTCTTCTTCGCGCATCACGCGCAAGTTACAGGCGATTTGATTCAGGGTGTCGCTAAAAGCGAGCATCTGCGCTGGTGGGATATTTTCCGCCGCCCGCTGCTGGCACACTTCAATCACCTGCGTGATCGTCTCCAGCAGACGTTGGCCTTCAGCGGTGAGCGTCAACAGGCGAATGCGTTTGTCGTACGGCGATGTCGTACGCACAATCAGCCCCTGATTTTCCAGCTGCGTCAAGGTGCGCATCAGCGGCGGCAACTCAATGCCGTGCACTTCCGCGAGTTCGCTGACCGAAACGTTGTCCCCCAACTGGCGCAATTGCATCAGTACCGTCCAGCTCGCCTGGGTGATACCGGTATCGCTCAGCGCGTGGTCGATGGTCGCGCGCCACTGCCGCACCACCATCGCCATACGCATTCCCAGCGGCCGGCGGGCAAACAGCTCATCTTCGGTCATAGGAGTTCCCTTAATTCACAGGCAGGGAAAGATAATAGTTATCACGGTAAGTATCAAGAAACGGGAGAGCGAACAGCATGGATTGTGAAAATCACTTCGTGCTCCGCCAGGAAAGATTAGTCTTCCGTTCCGGCATCTCTCATGAGATTTGCTTCTAGTTCAGCGATAAATTGTTGTACGTATGTGCCGCCAAGGCCATTTTCACGAAATAACTTTAACGCATCCATCGATGACTTGAGGCTGTCTTTTCTGCTTAATAGAATATCTGTTTTAGAAATGTCCTGTAGCAGATCTGTATATAATTTCTTTCCTTCGAGAGATATCCCCGTATAAATACTAAAAGCAAAACTGTTGGTAGCATAGCTCACCCAAGCTATATGCTCATCATAATCATGACGATTATAATGAAACGCACCAGCAAGTTCATTTTTGGTTGGATAATCCCCCAATTTATTTATAGTCGGCCACCAGATATTGTCATCTTTCTTTGAATTACAATCGAAACAGGATATTGCAAGATTGTCCATAACGAGAGAGAACCGAGGAAAATGGGCACGTGGTAATATATGTTCCACCGGGCGAGCATAGGCTATATTATAAAGATAACGTTGACAATAACAGCACCGATACTTCTGCTTACTTGCTAAGAACTCCCTAAGTTTCGATATTATTTTCGGTCCTTCGATTTTAGTCACGCCGTTCCCGGCTGGAATATCCACTGCATATAGCTCCGGCCAAACATCGACGTTATTATTAACAGATTTAAGATACAATGCATCCATTAACTTAATTACAGCTTGTTTTTTGTTTTTCCTGTATGGCAATGTCTCGTAAAAAGACTCAAGATGGCTATCCATAACTCATCCCCTTCCATTGCTTATGTTTTTGTAGAGTTCGTCAATAGCACGTTGTGACGTAGAAACTAACGCTATTTCATTTTCAAGATTTTGATATTTGTTTTCATTAAGCATCTTTAAGATATCATCTATTTTTACCTGTGCTTTTATTTTTTCATTTTCAATATAATACAAATCATCAGAGCTTATTACGTCCTCAGACTGGACATGGGAATTGACGATACTCATAAAATCAGAAACAATTTTTGCACATTTTTCATAAATACTGCGATTGTTTCTGGTAACGACATGGAATTTATCGAAGATAGTGGCTTCAACATTTCGCACTGGTGACTGAGGAAGTTTTGACAAGATCCCATCTTCCGCGATAAAAGAGAGATTATTATCGGGCTCAACACTATTAATCAATAAAGGTGAGTGAGTTGCGACGACAAAATGACAAGCAAACTTTTTAGCAATAAGATCAAAAATATAAGGTAGCTTCTGTTGCCAGGCAACATGCATACTAACCTCTGGTTCGTCAATAATCAGCATATCGCCCTTAGTAATAACTGAAATAACTCTTGCAAACATCAAAAGAAGCTGCTGTTCGCCAGAACTTAAGTTATCAAAAGCCAATATCTGCTCATTATCCTTCCGTTTGATAGCAATTATATATTTTTTCTCATCAATATTTTCTGAATATGCAGAACTGAATTTAACAATATCGCTTAGATCGTAAAGATGTTTACTATTCAGAGAAAAAGAAACGGGAACGTAATATAACTCAGCAGTGAAACCAATCTCAGATAAGATTTCTTCGAAAAAGGGCTTAACTGCGCTATTCTTATGAATGGCAATAACACGCTGCGTAATTTCAAGGTTTCTTCTTTGAAAAGAGATCCTTCCCCCACTCTGCTTATCCCCCAGATATTTTGCATGAGGTTTGTTCCTTAGCATATAAAATCTGTCCGAAAGCCCTGAAGAAAGCAGTAAAATATTCCTCCCGCCAGCGCTTAGCAATCGGTTGGCAAGGCGAAAGAGTAAAAGACTTTTACCCACGCCATTATTACCAATAATGTAACATCCTCGTACTTTATCTATGTCAGAAAAGCTTGAGTAAATGAGCTGATCGTCCAATGGAGAAAATAGTGCTTCACTCTCAACAGACTTCGAAACAAATTTATCAACCGAAAATGAAGATGTATCCCTTAACACTTCAACAGGAACTTCGCTAACTAATCCTGGAACATCTTTATAGCCAGAAGGGAAAAATCGATTGATAAAATAATCCATTTTTTTATTATCATCGATATTTAACAAAAAAGGGGACTTGGTTGAATCTTCAATATTTAACAATTGTGCCAAAAAGACAGCCAAAAGATCATCTCGCTGCTGTAAAACTGGGTAGATAAGATCTGTTTTGATAAAAAAAACATTAGCGGATGTATTTTTTCGAGAACCAAAAAGATAAAGATTCTTCAGCCTGCTTTTATATTGCTTAGGCAACTCGATAACTGCGTACAAAAGATCAAATAAGTATAGGGACCTTCGTTCATAGTCCTTTATTTTTCCGCTACCGAGAACCATCGACCAAGAGCGACGCATTGTTGAGTATCTTAACTTATTAGTCACATATTCAAATGCATTACCATCGTGATTGTGTCGATGATTTTCTTTCCTGAAAAAAGGCGCGCGAAAATCTCTTACAAACAGAACATCTGCTTGTTCGGTTTGAATCATATGGACATTATGAAAAAGTGCGCGTAGAACCATATAAAAAGAAATATCCTCATCCGGATCGATAGCTAACTCAGCTACTTTTCCGGTAATAGCAGCCTCTCCGGCAACAAGAGGAATTTCCTGAAATGAAAATCTGGAGCTGGGATTGGTCGCAACAGCAAAATGTCGGATAAAGTCGTCTATTTTTTCGTATTTACCCCGTTTAAAAACAACATCAAAGAGCTCGAATCGATGTTCATCATTTACACAATCCTCTGATAAGT
The Kosakonia oryzae genome window above contains:
- a CDS encoding MarR family transcriptional regulator, whose product is MTEDELFARRPLGMRMAMVVRQWRATIDHALSDTGITQASWTVLMQLRQLGDNVSVSELAEVHGIELPPLMRTLTQLENQGLIVRTTSPYDKRIRLLTLTAEGQRLLETITQVIEVCQQRAAENIPPAQMLAFSDTLNQIACNLRVMREEDNKTE
- a CDS encoding double-cubane-cluster-containing anaerobic reductase — translated: MSLITALPDVFEQFSAARQKGFLTVMELKEQGIPLVGTYCTFMPQEIAMAAGAVVVSLCSTNDETIEEAEKDLPRNLCPLIKSSYGFGKTDKCPYFYFSDLVVGETTCDGKKKMYEYMAEFKAVHVMQLPNSAADTASRALWKAEILRLQQVIEQRFGQPISEAALREAIALKNRERQALANFYRVGQLNPPALSGADILKVVYGATFRFDKEALISELNAMAEQVRADWQAGKRLDARPRILITGCPIGGAAEKVVRAIEENGGWVVGYENCTGAKATERCVDENGDVYDALTDKYLAIGCSCISPNDERLKLLSQMVDEYQADGVIDVILQACHTYAVESLAIKRHVRQQHNIPYMAIETDYSTSDIGQLSTRVAAFIEML
- a CDS encoding HlyD family secretion protein translates to MMTPEQKFARWVRVSIASFLLMFVYFIVADIWIPLTPDSTVMRVVTPVSARVSGYVAKVHVQNNSQVKKGDLLFELDATPFNNQVEAAEIALEQARLSNQQLDAQIVAAQASLKTAQITAQNDRVTFERYQNLGAMHNVSQSDLDKARTTWQTSVQSVNNINASINALTIERGDRDDARNVTLQKYRNALQQAQLNLGWTQVRAEVDGTVSNLQLSPGFYAAAGSASLALVHDKTDIVADFREKSLRHTHAGTDASVVFDALPGHVFKAHVTSNDAGILAGQEAVNGELSAPETSNRWVRDAQRMRIHVALDEPLPKPLPTGARATVQLYNSEGVFARFFSGLQIRLVSLLHYVY
- the yjiL gene encoding putative 2-hydroxyacyl-CoA dehydratase activator YjiL (YjiL, as found in Escherichia coli, is a homolog of the activator ATPases of enzymes such as lactoyl-CoA dehydratase, (R)-phenyllactate dehydratase, and 2-hydroxyisocaproyl-CoA dehydratase. The typical substrate of those enzymes is acyl-CoA with an OH at the beta-position. YjiL is the putative activator for the cognate protein YjiM, a putative 2-hydroxyacyl-CoA dehydratase with unknown specificity, encoded by the adjacent gene.); translated protein: MALTIGIDSGSTTTKGILLEGDSIVRRFLCPTSFRPADSISEAWETLRAGVAEKPFLTLTGYGRQLVDFADKQVTEISCHGLGARLLRSDTRTVIDIGGQDSKVIALDENGNLTDFLMNDKCAAGTGRFLDVISRTLGTQVEQLDAITDGVEPHPLTSMCTVFAESEVISLRSAGIAPEAILAGVINAMARRSAHFVARLSTQGPLLFTGGVSHCASFRRMLAGHLNSAVFTHDDAQYAGALGAALIGQRQGKR
- a CDS encoding AAA family ATPase → MDTFTDLDIKKSSLIKKIKSIAEMYSHSFDDVCNSFLLLFFTQDLLQRISYSAITETENTKRIIDDLSIRFSSFKKSLMNYRFDVSSFYSLFELVYEYTTLIVKTRRPELSVNREEALRDLFYLSEDCVNDEHRFELFDVVFKRGKYEKIDDFIRHFAVATNPSSRFSFQEIPLVAGEAAITGKVAELAIDPDEDISFYMVLRALFHNVHMIQTEQADVLFVRDFRAPFFRKENHRHNHDGNAFEYVTNKLRYSTMRRSWSMVLGSGKIKDYERRSLYLFDLLYAVIELPKQYKSRLKNLYLFGSRKNTSANVFFIKTDLIYPVLQQRDDLLAVFLAQLLNIEDSTKSPFLLNIDDNKKMDYFINRFFPSGYKDVPGLVSEVPVEVLRDTSSFSVDKFVSKSVESEALFSPLDDQLIYSSFSDIDKVRGCYIIGNNGVGKSLLLFRLANRLLSAGGRNILLLSSGLSDRFYMLRNKPHAKYLGDKQSGGRISFQRRNLEITQRVIAIHKNSAVKPFFEEILSEIGFTAELYYVPVSFSLNSKHLYDLSDIVKFSSAYSENIDEKKYIIAIKRKDNEQILAFDNLSSGEQQLLLMFARVISVITKGDMLIIDEPEVSMHVAWQQKLPYIFDLIAKKFACHFVVATHSPLLINSVEPDNNLSFIAEDGILSKLPQSPVRNVEATIFDKFHVVTRNNRSIYEKCAKIVSDFMSIVNSHVQSEDVISSDDLYYIENEKIKAQVKIDDILKMLNENKYQNLENEIALVSTSQRAIDELYKNISNGRG
- a CDS encoding DUF2955 domain-containing protein, encoding MSINTLARVFTPHGNIVYTPNDFRQTLRIVFAGMIALSVSSFYNTQYGVFYVVYPVMLLSLVPVFNRHVAKQFIFSAVLNCIEMVVIIGYLSRWPVIMTLVVFGLYVMRFRFMSKGALFLFGSAGVVCQSTMLNFMSYPTSDWHTLLFSNIEASVMAVALSALMNYLIPDVEPRTRPPLIEKNAARVRHESLLSGTVATIIFVVFQISDLRDSLSALMAGILILFPMHYRGSVLSSLWRVVGVALSCLYILLVQLILYNHSSHMLLMMPLIGLGLAFSARLHVMEKVGAGVGFASVTTIGIMFGQNLHPDTDLVFSDLYRIVSVTVSLVATLTMVWLVHLILNRFEATRFVIEEQ
- a CDS encoding DUF3343 domain-containing protein, translated to MNEYLLLFHNTPGVLQTRKAMQAAGVAFRVQDIPRQLRGGCGLCIRFHCQAGEEKQWLIPGVTQAVYRCEGEDFTSVV
- a CDS encoding HNH endonuclease, whose amino-acid sequence is MDSHLESFYETLPYRKNKKQAVIKLMDALYLKSVNNNVDVWPELYAVDIPAGNGVTKIEGPKIISKLREFLASKQKYRCCYCQRYLYNIAYARPVEHILPRAHFPRFSLVMDNLAISCFDCNSKKDDNIWWPTINKLGDYPTKNELAGAFHYNRHDYDEHIAWVSYATNSFAFSIYTGISLEGKKLYTDLLQDISKTDILLSRKDSLKSSMDALKLFRENGLGGTYVQQFIAELEANLMRDAGTED